The proteins below come from a single Oscillospiraceae bacterium genomic window:
- a CDS encoding MerR family transcriptional regulator, translating to MELQTVSQVAKTFGISTRMLRYYEQVGLIESIRNDDNSYRHYDQD from the coding sequence ATGGAGCTACAAACGGTCAGTCAAGTCGCAAAAACCTTTGGCATTTCAACGAGAATGCTGCGTTACTACGAGCAAGTCGGGCTTATTGAGAGCATTAGAAATGACGATAATTCCTATCGCCATTACGACCAAGATA